A genome region from Micromonospora inyonensis includes the following:
- a CDS encoding ATP-binding protein, with amino-acid sequence MSVWTRDVPVEGTTELPPDPRALDALGRNHSLETALADLVDNSIDADADRIRIRFIRHRTRLVGLYVVDNGTGIRPDTIDAAMTVGGRRDYSGTDLGRFGVGLKAASFSQAASLTVMSRAAGHPPVGRRWLLNGNRRDYRCDIVTSDFAAAELDRNWPVPTTPSGTVVRWDDVVGFPSTDDPAQVEEFLTRTISHLQGHLGLTFHRIITRRNIRISIDVEDTGLGAGIASTVNALDPFAYPGTPPGWPKELRADLDGNPVVLRCHIWPGRSNLPQYRLPGGAEQRQGLYVYRHDRLLHAGGWEGVHAADRRLQLARVEIDIDGDTPGLFTMNPEKTRVTAGPRFAGTVARARADDGTDITTYLQAAEATWTTTNQRTTARRRPVVPPGRGLHPKVTREIRDELPQLTDEPVNILWKALPDNQFIEVDRETNTLWLNRNYRAALLGGRRGGLNDLPVLKTLLYLLAENTFQGAHLGPRDKDNIELWQGLLTTAARAERAAYEERR; translated from the coding sequence ATGTCCGTGTGGACCCGCGACGTACCCGTCGAGGGAACAACCGAACTCCCACCGGACCCGCGTGCCCTCGACGCCCTCGGCCGTAACCATTCCCTCGAGACCGCTCTCGCCGACCTCGTCGACAACTCCATCGACGCTGACGCCGACCGCATCCGGATCCGCTTCATCCGGCACCGCACCAGGCTCGTCGGTCTCTACGTCGTCGACAACGGCACCGGCATCAGACCCGACACCATCGACGCCGCGATGACGGTCGGTGGACGCCGGGACTACTCCGGCACCGACCTCGGCCGGTTCGGTGTCGGCCTTAAGGCCGCGTCCTTCAGTCAGGCCGCCAGCCTCACCGTCATGTCCCGCGCCGCGGGCCACCCACCCGTCGGACGCCGGTGGTTGCTGAACGGAAACCGCCGTGACTATCGGTGCGACATCGTCACCAGCGACTTCGCCGCCGCGGAACTTGACCGCAACTGGCCGGTGCCCACCACCCCCAGCGGGACCGTCGTGCGCTGGGACGACGTCGTCGGATTCCCTTCAACCGACGACCCGGCCCAGGTCGAGGAGTTCCTTACCCGGACCATCTCCCACCTGCAGGGACACCTCGGCCTCACATTCCACCGCATCATCACGCGTAGGAACATCCGCATCAGCATCGACGTCGAGGACACCGGACTCGGCGCCGGCATCGCCAGCACCGTCAACGCTCTGGACCCCTTCGCCTACCCCGGGACGCCACCCGGCTGGCCCAAGGAGCTACGGGCCGACCTCGACGGCAACCCCGTCGTACTGCGCTGCCACATCTGGCCCGGCCGGTCGAACCTGCCGCAGTACCGGCTCCCCGGCGGTGCGGAGCAGCGCCAGGGCCTCTACGTGTACCGCCACGACCGGCTCCTGCACGCTGGCGGATGGGAAGGCGTCCACGCCGCGGACCGCAGACTCCAGCTCGCCCGCGTGGAGATCGACATCGACGGCGACACCCCCGGCCTGTTCACCATGAACCCGGAGAAGACCCGGGTCACAGCCGGCCCACGTTTCGCCGGAACCGTCGCCCGCGCCCGCGCCGACGACGGCACCGACATCACCACCTACCTGCAGGCCGCCGAAGCCACCTGGACGACCACGAACCAGCGCACCACCGCCCGACGCCGGCCGGTGGTCCCGCCCGGCCGCGGCCTGCACCCGAAGGTCACCCGCGAGATCCGCGACGAGCTGCCGCAGCTCACCGATGAGCCCGTCAACATCCTCTGGAAGGCGCTCCCGGACAACCAGTTCATCGAGGTCGACCGTGAGACGAACACCCTCTGGCTGAACAGGAACTACCGTGCCGCGCTGCTCGGCGGCCGACGCGGCGGCCTCAACGACCTGCCGGTACTCAAGACGCTGCTGTACCTGCTCGCCGAGAACACGTTCCAGGGAGCCCACCTCGGCCCCAGGGACAAGGACAACATCGAACTCTGGCAGGGCCTGCTCACCACCGCCGCCCGCGCCGAACGCGCCGCCTACGAGGAGCGCCGGTGA
- a CDS encoding PD-(D/E)XK motif protein, with amino-acid sequence MSTSSLRHISSETFAGHLRHTAPMDHPVPGEPRLVLFTVPGARVGLRGPARPGEQPAPTGLEHVTVRIVHHDGRRMIELVITDPRVFLDAYPLLRAVADRIQLGHQPMTSAVRDTLRQLGHLLQPEATLRRSTEIGLLGELCLFTGVALTAGPAVALQAWRGALSEEHDFGFPGYDVEVKTTTYEHRRHTIESLTQLVPTGTRPLWLVSVQITVAGHDGTTLPDLIGRTRALLSPGADRMRFDELLYAAGWAERHTISCGTRWRLRTPPASFTVDAGFPRITPAMLQAQTDLARVTDVRYRTDLTGRPEDNPPDLLRTALTAGQQELR; translated from the coding sequence GTGAGCACGTCCAGCCTGCGCCATATCAGTAGCGAGACGTTCGCCGGGCATCTGCGTCATACGGCGCCGATGGACCACCCGGTGCCCGGCGAGCCCCGGCTGGTGCTGTTCACTGTTCCTGGTGCCCGAGTCGGGCTGCGCGGGCCGGCACGCCCAGGGGAGCAGCCGGCACCCACCGGGCTGGAACACGTCACTGTCCGCATCGTCCACCACGATGGGCGACGGATGATCGAGTTGGTCATCACGGATCCCCGTGTATTCCTCGACGCCTATCCTCTGCTGCGGGCTGTCGCCGACCGGATCCAGCTGGGCCATCAGCCGATGACCTCAGCGGTCCGCGACACTCTTCGCCAGCTGGGGCATCTCCTGCAGCCCGAAGCCACCCTGCGGCGTTCCACCGAGATCGGCCTGCTCGGCGAGCTGTGCCTGTTCACCGGCGTGGCCCTGACCGCAGGACCGGCGGTGGCCCTGCAGGCGTGGCGTGGGGCCCTGTCGGAGGAGCACGACTTCGGCTTTCCCGGCTACGACGTGGAGGTCAAGACCACCACCTACGAACACCGTCGGCACACCATCGAATCACTCACCCAGCTCGTGCCGACCGGCACGCGGCCGCTGTGGCTGGTCTCCGTCCAGATCACCGTCGCGGGTCACGACGGCACCACCCTGCCGGACCTCATCGGCCGGACCCGGGCCCTGCTGAGCCCTGGAGCCGACCGAATGCGGTTCGACGAACTGCTGTACGCGGCAGGCTGGGCGGAACGCCACACCATCTCCTGCGGCACCCGCTGGCGGCTCAGGACACCGCCGGCGAGCTTCACCGTCGACGCCGGTTTCCCCCGCATCACGCCCGCCATGCTGCAAGCGCAGACCGATCTCGCCCGGGTCACCGACGTCCGCTACCGCACCGACCTCACCGGCCGGCCCGAGGACAACCCGCCGGACCTGCTGCGCACCGCCCTGACCGCCGGACAACAGGAGCTGCGATGA
- a CDS encoding Z1 domain-containing protein has protein sequence MSDTVTTGYSSALDGMKTAGPGPLHQFAALFARDASLADGTALLAHLQSAGPDDALRQRLAYQLSSWDHADDGPWVAGTARHTAERRAAICRALGLDRATEALLSEIIPWAAIDAPIVIADHFEEWRTPQRRTERDFYWAHYSANLLTNGWDPAAVAGIDEATEEVVRRVSDPTRNVAYQAKGLVVGYVQSGKTANFTGVIAKAIDAGYRMVIVLTGTTNMLRAQTQRRLDMELCGRENIEPDHDPTAHEYRNDEDWKRHKFINHGGRPSDSGHPDIERLSNYAGDYQRLKQGISALRFKRHDATKEFFHPANLYTSDARLVVAKKNASVLTNLVTDLKKVSARLGEIPVLIIDDESDQASVNTTSPAKWKEDSKKRTAINRLIAQLLTMLPRAQYVGYTATPYANVFIDPSDVEDIFPKDFIVSLPRPLGYMGADDFHDFDDDRPVEQRPLQTSKERAHVRYLSDEPTDHELLAALDMYVLTGGLKVHRERTGAGSYRHHTMLVHEAMGRESHRETARLIENLWATAGYHSSTGLLRLRELYETDILPVTTAQAPEAAMPGSFDELHDDIAGAIGLIQPTDRHGTPVIIVNSDPDLEKHQEDLDFDQHRVWRILVGGNKLARGFTVEGLTVTYYRRATKQVDTLMQMGRWFGFRSGYRDLVRLYTTPDLHAMFGAACQDEQSLRDDLRKYSSETAPESRLTPSRVPPLVEQHRPDLRPTGRNKMWNARLVSRSAPGEPMEPVAHPDRGKRALQNIRLWEPVLAAAAATGTVTFKATKAKATYAAYHTVLPHSEMMAVLNRLQWLRDDIFVPERTWLNSLAPSQLRQWVVLLPQQVDPATGRMILGHGPFSIFDRKRSETGVLSAISESRHRNAAARIAGLEGTYPDPAADKLAEPCTAVLTLYPSVKPETLTGVRGDRVDPELVTIGFRAITPLSTGGGSKRLIWTTMDSGRPNDVVIDAPPEV, from the coding sequence ATGAGCGACACCGTCACCACCGGCTACAGCTCTGCCCTCGACGGCATGAAGACTGCCGGCCCTGGACCGCTGCACCAGTTCGCGGCGCTCTTCGCCAGGGACGCGTCGCTGGCCGACGGCACCGCACTCCTCGCGCACCTGCAGAGCGCCGGCCCGGACGACGCTCTGCGCCAACGCCTCGCCTACCAGCTGTCGTCCTGGGACCACGCAGACGATGGACCGTGGGTCGCCGGTACAGCGCGCCACACCGCCGAACGGCGGGCCGCCATCTGCCGCGCGCTCGGCCTGGACCGGGCCACCGAGGCGCTCCTCTCCGAGATCATCCCCTGGGCCGCGATCGACGCGCCCATCGTCATCGCCGACCACTTCGAGGAATGGCGCACCCCGCAGCGGCGCACCGAACGTGACTTCTACTGGGCCCACTACAGCGCCAACCTGCTGACCAACGGCTGGGACCCGGCCGCCGTAGCCGGCATCGACGAGGCCACGGAGGAGGTCGTCCGGCGGGTCTCCGACCCGACCCGCAACGTCGCCTACCAGGCCAAGGGTCTCGTCGTCGGATACGTGCAGAGCGGAAAGACCGCCAACTTCACCGGCGTGATCGCAAAGGCCATCGACGCCGGCTACCGGATGGTCATCGTCCTGACCGGCACCACCAACATGCTCAGGGCCCAGACCCAGCGGCGACTCGACATGGAACTGTGCGGACGCGAGAACATCGAGCCGGACCATGATCCCACCGCACACGAGTACCGCAACGACGAGGACTGGAAACGCCACAAGTTCATCAACCACGGTGGCAGGCCGTCCGACTCCGGACATCCCGACATCGAACGGCTCAGCAACTACGCGGGCGACTACCAGCGCCTCAAGCAGGGCATCTCGGCGCTGCGGTTCAAACGGCACGACGCCACCAAGGAGTTCTTCCACCCCGCGAACCTCTACACCAGCGACGCCCGTCTGGTGGTGGCGAAGAAGAACGCGTCCGTCCTCACCAACCTCGTCACCGACCTGAAAAAGGTCAGCGCGCGGCTCGGCGAGATCCCCGTGCTCATCATCGACGACGAGTCCGACCAGGCGTCCGTCAACACCACCAGCCCCGCCAAGTGGAAGGAGGACAGCAAAAAACGCACCGCGATCAACCGGCTCATCGCCCAGCTTCTGACGATGCTGCCGCGCGCCCAGTACGTTGGCTACACCGCCACCCCGTACGCCAACGTCTTCATCGATCCGTCCGACGTCGAGGACATCTTCCCCAAGGACTTCATCGTCTCGCTGCCCCGACCGCTCGGCTACATGGGCGCCGACGACTTCCACGACTTCGACGACGACCGCCCAGTCGAACAGCGACCGTTGCAGACATCGAAGGAACGCGCCCACGTGCGCTACCTCAGCGACGAGCCCACGGACCACGAGCTGCTCGCCGCCCTGGACATGTACGTACTCACCGGCGGGCTCAAGGTGCACCGCGAACGGACCGGTGCCGGTAGCTACCGGCACCACACCATGCTCGTACACGAAGCGATGGGCCGCGAATCCCACCGCGAAACCGCGCGTCTCATCGAGAATCTCTGGGCAACTGCCGGCTACCACAGCTCGACAGGCCTTCTGCGACTCAGGGAGCTGTACGAGACCGACATTCTCCCCGTCACTACCGCACAGGCACCCGAGGCAGCCATGCCGGGCAGCTTTGACGAACTGCATGACGACATCGCCGGCGCGATCGGCCTGATCCAGCCGACCGACCGTCACGGCACTCCGGTCATCATCGTCAACAGCGACCCGGACCTGGAGAAGCACCAGGAGGATCTCGACTTCGACCAGCACAGAGTGTGGCGGATCCTCGTCGGCGGCAACAAGCTCGCGCGCGGCTTCACCGTCGAAGGCCTCACCGTCACCTACTACCGCCGCGCAACCAAACAGGTCGACACCCTGATGCAGATGGGCCGCTGGTTCGGCTTCCGATCCGGCTACCGCGACCTGGTCCGCCTGTACACGACCCCGGACCTGCACGCGATGTTCGGTGCCGCATGCCAGGACGAACAGTCCCTGCGTGATGACCTCCGCAAATACTCATCCGAGACCGCTCCCGAATCGCGCCTGACGCCGAGTCGGGTTCCTCCGCTGGTCGAACAGCACCGTCCTGACCTGCGGCCGACCGGCCGGAACAAGATGTGGAACGCCCGCCTCGTCTCGCGCAGCGCGCCAGGTGAACCCATGGAGCCGGTCGCGCACCCGGACAGAGGTAAGCGGGCCCTGCAGAACATCAGACTCTGGGAACCTGTCCTGGCCGCCGCTGCGGCGACCGGCACGGTTACATTCAAGGCAACCAAGGCTAAGGCAACGTATGCGGCGTATCACACGGTATTGCCGCATAGCGAGATGATGGCGGTACTGAACCGTCTGCAGTGGCTGCGCGATGACATATTCGTCCCGGAACGTACCTGGCTGAACTCGCTCGCCCCGAGCCAGCTGCGGCAGTGGGTCGTGCTGCTTCCCCAGCAGGTGGACCCCGCCACCGGCCGCATGATCCTTGGACACGGACCGTTCAGCATCTTCGACAGGAAGCGGAGCGAAACGGGAGTTCTCAGTGCCATCAGCGAAAGCCGCCACCGCAATGCGGCAGCGCGGATCGCGGGTCTCGAAGGCACATATCCTGATCCGGCCGCCGACAAGCTGGCGGAACCTTGCACAGCGGTACTCACCCTGTACCCCTCGGTCAAGCCGGAGACGTTGACGGGTGTGCGCGGCGATCGGGTCGATCCGGAGCTGGTCACGATCGGGTTCCGTGCCATCACCCCGTTGAGCACTGGTGGAGGCAGTAAACGGTTGATCTGGACGACCATGGACAGTGGCAGGCCGAACGACGTCGTCATCGACGCCCCGCCGGAGGTATGA
- a CDS encoding Hsp70 family protein translates to MTVGDGQVESVDVMAAVLRRVADEAARLVGGPVGEVRLVVPAGWGPRRRTWMRHAAHRAGLGQPTLVEAPVAVVEHLLAAGMQVVVGAFAVVCDLGAGAEVTVLRRGPTGFEVLATLADADAGGDAVDRALADALAESSGDAQLGVAGDGRWAVLASVRAAKESLSWHPAVTVPLPSGAGVVVNGVMLERVALPVVERAGRLTAEVIAAADLLPDDISGVYCVGGMSLLPMTAAVIGEAAKVPPVVVTDPVTEAVRGAAGVGMPAPPTEVADAVAVPSVRRAAAMVIPGFVSLGLVAQFLFTAEWNGALVYRWALLNWGELALAAVLAVVAALNAGTVLGALSAARTSSAGGSRSTGGQVGTGILAAVSLGVAVAGMYAIVGSLYLGLEVGPFLRWTLLPVAPVLVCALVAAVVAARGWRTPAAGWAEFLAFPNGSVVTAAAGMVLVQYSLTADRWPDMVLWIDLAGRVGGALLGVATVMAVVGPLMLRLVLAAPVAVISAAIVSWRASGILGAVYAIAVAVWWVQRLWTRIARVAPPDARDDGPVISGLPAAAVARR, encoded by the coding sequence GTGACCGTGGGCGATGGTCAGGTGGAGTCGGTCGACGTGATGGCCGCGGTGTTGCGTCGGGTGGCTGATGAGGCGGCGCGGCTGGTCGGTGGGCCGGTGGGCGAGGTGCGGTTGGTGGTGCCGGCGGGGTGGGGGCCTCGGCGACGGACGTGGATGCGTCACGCCGCGCATCGGGCGGGGTTGGGTCAGCCCACTCTGGTGGAGGCTCCGGTCGCCGTCGTCGAGCACCTGCTGGCGGCTGGCATGCAGGTGGTGGTGGGCGCGTTCGCCGTGGTCTGTGACCTCGGCGCTGGCGCGGAGGTGACGGTGCTGCGGCGGGGCCCGACCGGGTTCGAGGTCCTGGCCACCCTCGCCGACGCGGACGCTGGTGGCGATGCCGTGGACCGGGCCTTGGCCGACGCGTTGGCCGAAAGCAGCGGCGACGCCCAGTTGGGTGTGGCTGGTGACGGCCGGTGGGCGGTGCTGGCGAGCGTGCGTGCCGCGAAGGAGTCGTTGTCGTGGCATCCGGCGGTGACGGTTCCTCTGCCGTCAGGGGCCGGTGTGGTGGTGAACGGGGTGATGCTGGAGCGGGTGGCGCTGCCGGTGGTGGAGCGGGCGGGGCGGCTGACCGCGGAGGTGATCGCGGCGGCGGATCTGCTGCCCGACGACATCTCGGGCGTCTACTGCGTGGGCGGCATGTCCCTGCTGCCGATGACCGCCGCCGTGATCGGTGAGGCGGCGAAGGTGCCACCGGTGGTCGTAACCGACCCGGTGACCGAGGCCGTGCGAGGGGCCGCCGGTGTGGGCATGCCCGCACCGCCCACCGAGGTCGCGGATGCGGTGGCGGTGCCGTCGGTGCGGCGGGCGGCGGCGATGGTAATCCCGGGGTTCGTGTCGCTGGGCTTGGTGGCGCAGTTTCTGTTCACGGCGGAGTGGAACGGCGCGCTCGTGTACAGGTGGGCGCTGTTGAACTGGGGTGAGCTCGCCCTGGCCGCCGTGCTTGCGGTCGTCGCGGCGCTGAACGCCGGCACCGTTCTGGGCGCGTTGTCCGCTGCCCGTACCTCGTCTGCCGGTGGCAGCCGGTCGACCGGTGGGCAGGTCGGCACGGGGATCCTTGCGGCGGTGTCGCTGGGTGTCGCGGTCGCCGGCATGTACGCGATCGTGGGGAGCCTTTACCTCGGCCTGGAGGTGGGTCCGTTCCTGCGGTGGACGTTGCTGCCGGTCGCGCCGGTGTTGGTGTGTGCGCTGGTGGCGGCGGTGGTCGCGGCGAGGGGGTGGCGGACCCCGGCGGCTGGTTGGGCGGAGTTCCTGGCGTTTCCGAACGGGTCGGTGGTGACGGCGGCGGCGGGCATGGTGCTGGTGCAGTACTCGTTGACCGCGGACCGGTGGCCGGACATGGTGCTGTGGATCGACCTGGCCGGCCGCGTCGGGGGCGCTCTGCTGGGTGTCGCGACGGTGATGGCGGTGGTGGGGCCGCTGATGCTGCGGCTGGTCCTGGCCGCCCCGGTGGCGGTGATCAGCGCGGCGATCGTCAGCTGGCGGGCCTCGGGCATCCTCGGAGCCGTCTACGCGATCGCCGTGGCGGTGTGGTGGGTGCAGCGGCTGTGGACCAGGATCGCGCGGGTCGCCCCGCCCGATGCCCGGGACGACGGCCCGGTGATCTCAGGGCTGCCCGCTGCAGCCGTTGCGAGGCGATGA
- a CDS encoding AfsR/SARP family transcriptional regulator, which yields MSVAAFLLLLVAPPLLLVRLTGWPVPAWPSLAQVEQWVADPITTQTVTGALTVVAWLLWLLMVGTIALRLLARVRTAARWMRRMPLPTPLQATATGLAGVAVLGTHTGTAGTPVLGQPATTTPTVDNDRGDLREPQSRQAPDQPAEAAGVVVPGGWLPQETAEQIAAAGALLWLRRRRSYRPDVPDPARHDADLVPLPAVVAAAQTAVATEPDGPRGSTGQGTPGAGRQDGDASVVVFPPGGVSLTGPGASDAARGILITAALQALRDPRQSVRLVTTHADVDVLLNPHPRTASVAGIHVAPTVDDAITAVTSRPAPSPVHRGEDQTGQDRLLLLTHAPTSPQASSRLAEIVARTDVALIVVGELPASDNWSVDSAGHIHSHHDPARRRGRLCVLDMAAARDLLTVISPADVHTAARTPSPPPLVPRPRTPHHTDDETSTTPRRSDAPVLRLRVLGGVTVSFQGTPVVIRRSAALQALVFLAVHPHGATGRDLVEAIWPGLPAHRVTGRLYTTMSDLRKAMREACGAAPIEHVNDRYRLNPGLDVDLWRLHHAVRQATTAVTDRTRAWQAVIDEYGGALADGYTWPWLEAHREVVRRHVIDAHVALADGQADPRQALALLQDAIRVDPYNEDLHRRAAKILTALGDHAAASELLDAYAQRLAQAGLTPTHLLSGTGHQDL from the coding sequence GTGTCCGTGGCGGCGTTCCTGCTGCTTCTGGTGGCGCCTCCGCTGCTGCTGGTCCGTCTCACCGGCTGGCCTGTGCCGGCGTGGCCGAGCCTGGCGCAGGTTGAGCAGTGGGTGGCGGATCCGATCACCACGCAGACCGTGACCGGTGCGCTCACTGTGGTCGCGTGGTTGCTCTGGCTGCTGATGGTCGGAACGATCGCCCTGCGTCTGCTGGCGCGGGTGCGGACGGCCGCGCGGTGGATGCGGCGCATGCCATTGCCGACTCCGCTGCAGGCCACGGCTACCGGGCTCGCGGGCGTCGCCGTTCTCGGCACTCATACCGGCACGGCCGGCACGCCGGTGCTGGGTCAGCCCGCGACCACCACTCCAACCGTCGACAACGACCGGGGTGATCTCCGCGAGCCGCAGAGCCGGCAGGCGCCTGACCAGCCCGCTGAGGCAGCGGGCGTGGTGGTGCCGGGTGGCTGGCTGCCCCAGGAGACCGCCGAGCAGATCGCCGCTGCCGGGGCGCTGCTGTGGCTGCGGCGACGCCGCAGCTACCGACCGGATGTCCCTGACCCGGCACGCCATGACGCCGACCTGGTGCCGCTTCCCGCCGTGGTCGCCGCTGCCCAGACGGCCGTCGCCACCGAGCCCGATGGACCGCGTGGCAGCACCGGACAGGGCACTCCAGGGGCAGGCCGGCAGGACGGTGACGCGTCGGTCGTGGTGTTTCCTCCCGGCGGCGTGAGCCTGACCGGGCCGGGCGCGTCCGACGCCGCCCGAGGCATCCTGATCACCGCCGCCCTGCAGGCGCTACGTGATCCGCGACAGTCGGTCCGTCTCGTCACCACGCACGCTGATGTCGACGTGCTCCTCAACCCACACCCTCGGACGGCGAGCGTGGCGGGAATCCACGTGGCACCGACAGTCGACGACGCCATAACCGCAGTGACATCGCGCCCCGCCCCGTCGCCCGTGCACCGTGGCGAGGACCAGACGGGTCAGGACAGGTTGCTGCTACTTACCCACGCCCCCACCAGCCCACAGGCCAGCAGCCGTCTCGCGGAGATCGTCGCCCGCACCGACGTCGCCTTGATCGTGGTCGGAGAGTTACCGGCCAGCGATAACTGGAGCGTGGACTCGGCCGGGCACATCCACAGCCACCACGACCCAGCTCGCCGCAGAGGGCGCCTGTGCGTTCTCGACATGGCCGCCGCCAGGGACCTCCTGACGGTAATCAGTCCCGCCGACGTCCACACCGCCGCCAGAACGCCTTCCCCTCCACCGCTGGTGCCCCGTCCCCGAACTCCTCACCACACGGACGACGAAACAAGCACCACCCCGCGTCGGTCGGATGCGCCGGTGCTACGGCTACGGGTCCTGGGCGGCGTCACCGTGTCCTTCCAGGGCACACCGGTGGTGATCCGCCGTAGCGCCGCCCTGCAGGCCCTGGTCTTCCTCGCGGTCCACCCGCACGGTGCCACCGGACGGGACCTCGTCGAGGCGATCTGGCCAGGACTGCCCGCCCACCGGGTCACCGGCCGCCTGTACACGACCATGAGCGACCTCCGTAAGGCGATGCGCGAGGCCTGCGGTGCGGCGCCCATCGAACATGTCAACGACCGCTACCGGCTCAACCCGGGCTTGGACGTGGATCTGTGGCGGCTGCACCACGCGGTGCGGCAGGCCACGACCGCAGTGACCGACCGGACGCGAGCGTGGCAGGCGGTCATCGACGAGTACGGGGGCGCCCTCGCCGACGGCTACACCTGGCCGTGGCTCGAGGCCCACCGTGAGGTCGTCCGTCGGCACGTGATCGACGCCCACGTCGCCCTGGCTGATGGGCAAGCCGATCCCCGTCAGGCGCTGGCGCTGCTGCAGGACGCGATCCGCGTCGACCCCTACAACGAGGACCTGCACCGGCGGGCGGCGAAGATCCTTACAGCCCTCGGCGATCACGCCGCCGCGAGCGAGCTTCTCGACGCGTACGCCCAGCGGCTCGCCCAGGCCGGACTCACGCCCACCCATCTGCTCAGCGGGACGGGGCATCAGGACCTCTGA